Part of the Etheostoma spectabile isolate EspeVRDwgs_2016 chromosome 21, UIUC_Espe_1.0, whole genome shotgun sequence genome is shown below.
CGTAtctatgtgtgttatgtgtactTGCTGTGAAAACCTATATCCCTTTTAGGACCATAAATCAAAATCTAATCTActccttttttaaatatctgaCATCCCTAAGGCTTATTTTTTGGCTTTATGCAGGCTGGACTGGGAACGGCTACCCGAGCCTCCGTAGCATTAACTGGGTCAAGCAGCATCTACTCGGCCTAATGTGTATTATGACAATCTGGATTAGTCATCTGGTCTATTCCCAAACCACCTCAGGCACACGCACAGCCTCGCAGATTTAATTCAGCCACATAGTCtggattttaaaagaaaaaaaaacaacccggCATTGCTGTTCTCTTTCTTGCAGCAGCACACACTCTCTTTTTGTCCACCATTTGGTATTCTGAGTGAAGAGTTGACCTTTACCGTTCTGTCGTTGTGTTCGTCTGCCGGCTGTTAATTGAAATGATATCGCTGGTGGTTGTTGATGAGCCGGcggcggcggggggggggagcgtAGCTCAGTTAAAATTGCCTCATCACTCCGAGCTGGCAGTCTAAACGGTCACTGTGTCAACATCTAATCTCCGTTAATCCTTTGCTATGATTAGAAATCAGGATAAGTATACGGCTGAAGGATGGCTGTATACAAACATGATGTTCTTGTCGTGTGCTGACTCATGGCCTCAGCTGGCAGACGGATCATTTTACATCTGTTCTTAAAAGGAGAATtacggtcgatttcaacatgttgctctgtttaaaaaaaaagtggagtgctgtcagtagcgaggCAAAtaaaaccaatcggtgctgcctacaccgtgttatcctcctgctggCGTTGGCAcgcaacaggcttaaacagggcaagttttaaatgtgcttttagcctctaaacatgttcaaaatgtcattaaaagtccccccccatgtgcagtgattccttctgagggaacacagtgaatctgatgctggagatgtgacagaaaggcattaacgttgtgctaattcagctgtagTGTTTAGTCGCTGTGTTGAGAGGCAGTTAGAGAGCNNNNNNNNNNtctacaaactacaacacagaaaagaaatgaaactaaaatatgtaggctaccAATTTAATGACTAAATAAGGGAGTGTCTCCAAACtcacctcaattataacttgtctcctgctagttgtactacagcgcctactttaaaaaaaataagcatatgcttatttttgaaaatgNNNNNNNNNNCTTttcagtgttgtagtttgtagacggtccctaagcattcctcgcagtatcaacacaggaactaaacacagctgaattaacacaacttNNNNNNNNNNtttctttcacatctacagcagtcagattcactgtgttcactcataaggaatcactgcacatgggggggcacttttaatgacattttgaacatgtttagaggctaaaaacacgtgtaaaacttgccctgtttaagcctgttgggtgctaactctagcaggaggataactcggtgtaggcagcaccgattggttttgtttttctctccattgacagacctccaaatttacaaacaactgagctacgtgttggaatcgaccggtaTTCTCCTTTTTAATTGCAGCTGTATGGTCCTAATTATGCAATGTGCGTTACGTAACAGCACTGTATCTGTATGATCATGTAGTTCAGCACAGCGGTTTGTCAGGAAGCAGTCGTCTTCCTCTTTTTGTAACCTGATTAAGGACAAAGTACATTTAAAGGAGCTTATTTCTGATAATTCGACTCAACACTTTAAAATACTGGCTTTTTGGCCACTTTTTTTATGATAAATGATGTTGAAGGAAATGTTTCTTATCATTTGTACTAATAGTTAAATCAAAAAGGGCGGCAActaatgattttattttctctcaattcataatttctcaattagttgtttggtctataaaatgtcagaaaagggtgaaaaatgtggatcagtgttcccCAAAAGCCCAAcatgatgtcctcaaatgtctcgtgtTGTCCACATctccaaagatattcagtttactctCACAgtagagaagaaactagaagaaaGTGGAAAATATTCACTTCAATATTCAAAATAACCGTTAGTTGCTGCCCTACACCTCTCACTGTCCCAGATAATAACGTCCATCCTGTGTAATTGAGTAGTGCTGATTATTATTAGTTTGTAATTACGCTGTTTTTTCCCGTCTCCAGGAGCAAGGCCTTCATGTTCTGCGGCCTGTACGCCGTGCTCGTATTCGGGGGTCAGCACTTCATGAGGGAACGGCCGAAGCTGAACCTGCGACGCCCGTTGGTGCTGTGGTCTCTCAGCCTGGCCATCTTCAGGTGAGTCGCAGCCATGGCAACCACTGGGATTTCAATTAGCcaattcagaatcagaatcggCTTTaattgccaggtatgaggacacatacgagcgTCGTTGCTcccactgtgcttacacatacaaaaacaagcaaaactaaaatatacacactaatatatacaccatatatacatactaatatatacacaatatgtacacattaatatatacaccatatatacatactaatatatacacaatatgtacatactctaaacagaacaatatagaggcatgagtgaacaaagagttaaataaaaattatttaaatgtggagcatagtgcaaaggatacNNNNNNNNNNgggataaatagtattatattacaatatgaacattatgaacattatggacatttctgaaataggaaatgagaatgatgaataaataaatagagatgtgagaatgggaatgatgaNNNNNNNNNNaataataagtgagatatgagaatgatgagtaaatactaagtgagatatgagaataatgaataatactaaataagtggaatgaTTGCTACAGGAAATGATTGTAAGCTACATCGccagtctgcagtgtgttcAAGAGGACAGGTCCAACAAAGAGTCTAAAGGTCACTGTAAGCcagaatattattttatttctcttaagataagagaaataaaagagaTGAGATAAGCTGTGTCTAATGGTCACAGAGCCGAGTAATTTGACTGTGAGTTATGAGGCTTTCTGGGTAAATCGTCATCATTGCTCTTACCTGCGGGACGCCACCGGTGCAGGAGGAATGTGTTGGCGTCTGAAACCAGTTCAATGACAGAACGGTCACCAACACTTTGCtcactggatttaaagctgtgAGCTGTGTACTTAAAGGGCCAAACCGCACAACATAATGCATGAAGGATACAGATGTAACACAAACATCTGGCCACAGCTGCACAATTACATTTGATCACAAGCACGAGTTGGGCTTCCCACGGTGAACGACAGCCACAGACGGCAAATCAGAAAGTATTTACAGACAGAGACGTACACGTTGTTGGCTTGTGTCTTTTCACGGGATTAGTTGACAATAAGAAATATGTAAGAGATCTTTCATCCTTTACCACAACGCTGTGAACAAAACACATGAGAAAAAtgaaggctacatttacataggctacgttttggtttaaaaacaaatgtcttgttctacatttccccctctcattccccctgctctggcgtttcccctctcattcctcctgcttGGCGGCCCTATTTCCCCTCTCCATTCCCCCTgtctggcgtttcccctctcattcccctgctctggcgtttcccctctcattccccctgctctggcttttcttcctctcattccccctgcgcctggtgtttccccctctcgtTCCCCCTCTTGGCATTTCCCCCTCATTCCCCTCTGGcattttccccctctcatccccctgctctggcattttccccctctcattcccctgctctggcgtttccccctctcattccccctgctctggcgtttcccctctcTTCCCCATGCTgggtttccccctctcattccccctgctctggcgtttccccctctcattccccctgccgGCAGAAGCATGCCCAGTGTTTGAGAATGTGGATATTTTGGTTTGGATGGTTTAGTTCTTCAACtggagctgaaaaaaaaacaacaacttaataacaaaaacgtagcaatgtaaatgtaacgCCGCAGTGAGATCCAAACATCGTTGACATGGCAACTTCATGGCTTGGCTTGTAAAGATGTCCAAACAAGATAATTTCTTTGATTCATCACCGATAGCCATGTTGGGACAATGAAAGTGAAGGAGGGAGTCGGTCAGTCGTCATTCCAGTCATACTTTTTAGTTTCATTTCTTTCTGCAAAGCAATGGATAGATTTATCTTTTTAGTCGATAGAGCAAACTAAACACCACACAAGATGACAGTTTGGGCTGAGAAAAGTAGTTTAGAGTTTATATctgcttgttttaaaaacatatatagTTGGTATAGACACATTACTTCCTGAAATCCCTGGATCAGTGTATGATTGCACTGTGCTACGACTGTATTGACGTTACAGCGATGCGTAACGTTGAGTTTATGGGCGAGCTAAACAATGGACGTGTTGTGTAAACTCTCtggttatgtttttatttgagaCTTGCCATGCGATGTAAATATGTTGCTTTTAAGGCTAAAGTTCGCGATGTAGGAAGAGTCTTGACTTTGGAAACGGGACGTTTTATATGATCTATTTATGTAATATATTCagcactgactgactgattacACCGCCACACATCAGGGCTCCAGACTGAAACCTTCCTATTTTATTCCAGATTGATGTAAGAGAGGACCGTAGTGTTCTGGGTTGTGTGCTTCATTAGCCTGGATGTGTGTATAATATCCAACAAGGTAACCTGAGAACggctgttaacccttgtgttgtcttcccgtcaacaatggtcacttttttcaacattgttattggtttttttccgacatttgtgtcacttttacaatgttgtgggtgctttttgttgactttttttggtgttttttgatatttttaatttttttttttttagaaaacgcTTCTCAGAATATACGCTGTGAACATTTTTACAACACTGTTGTAGATCAAGttgctttaaaggtgccctgccacacgtatttcatgactttgtggtgATGTCTAAAGTTCTACCATGGAGTCTGTAACTTGGTTGccatggttaccttgtttcaagccattctagcgcgGTATAGAAAGCCGGCAGGAAGATCGGCTCaatttgggccagttctcattaatattcaacgagctaagctgcttgattctgattggctaacagctagccaatgagagcctggctattagcatcctttacccagagCAGCTCTCAAGGAATAAAATCAGGAGACAAGtaggtgtttttattattattttttttcttttaagattattttttggacattaTTAGGCcgttattgacaggacagctgaaggagagagagagagagagagagagagagagagagagagagagagagagagagagaggagagagagagagaagagagggcgaggagagagagagagagagagagagagagagagagagagagagagagatgcagcaaagggtcgcaggtcggAGTCTAACAAGGGTCCGCtgcgaggagtaaacctccacatgtgggcgcccgctctaccaactgagctatccgggcgcccgaCAAGTGCTTTAACTGTTTGCCAATGTGTGTTGCATGCTCTGGGTTGACTCTGCAGCATCATAGGAGCCCTGAGGACTGGACTGTACATGCTGCACGTCCTCACAGCCCACGGCTTCAGGCAGTCGGTGTGTGACATCAGCTTCTACAGCGCCCCCGTCAGCAAATTCTGGGCCTACGCCTTCGTTCTTAGCAAGGCCCCCGAGCTGGGTAAGGCTTCCTTTTagtactttctctctctctgatattGTGCTAAATGATGATttgctgtctccatctttcaaatacatctgcAATATTTACCCGGGGTTTGTAACGTCTCTGGTTAGAAACACTGTTGTTGATTTTGCACGGTAGCTTTTGAAAAGATGCCTGGAAGTGTGGAATGTGTCTGGGGACACTAGTGGTGTCACTATGACCATTAATTGCACTTTATTAGCTTGTTCTATGCTCTATTGCACGTTCTGTATGCCTTGTTATGACATTTTGAtacttttcaaatgttttaatgaAGTTCATGTTTCAAGTGAAAGTACATGGAATCTTAGAAAATCCTCTTTTCTAAGCTTAAAGACAGTATCATCATAAATTatcctttttaataaaatgtccGTACATTTACAAAGTTCCCAATGCTgtggtttacatgtagggacccttGTTATGCTATTGTTGTAGTGTGGTGCTATTTATTTTGGCTTATTTGTGGTATAAAATAGCGATTTACCCAATGCCCTGAAAGCTAACGCCGCTAGCAGCTATTTACGGTTTGCGGTAGCTTGGTTCAAGCTAGAGACACGTTCGATTAACATGAAAACAGATCCCAGAGAACACGTTATTAACCCCTCGGTTCATTTTGCGCCGGAACTGCCCTGCCCTGTCTATTAGTGCACGTATAGGACctgagtgtatgtgtgaatttcaggcctgtgtataATGTTCTAGAGAAAACAGTGTAATTTCCCTTGCGGGATTATTAAAGTATAAGAttgaattaattattaaaatgattACTCCCAGGTGACACCGTGTTCATCATCCTCCGGAAGCAGCGCCTCATCTTCCTGCACTGGTACCACCACATCACCGTGCTGCTCTACTCCTGGTACTCCTACAAGGACCAGGTGGCGGGCGGCGGCTGGTTCATGACCATGAACTACGTGGTCCACTCTCTCATGTACACCTACTACGCGGCGCGGGCGGCCGGCCTGCGGGTGCCCCGTCCCTGCGCCATGGTCATCACGGCCACGCAGATCCTGCAGATGGTGATGGGCCTGGCGGTCCTGGGCCTGGTGTACCACTGGATGCACGACGTGCACTGCCCCTCCAACGTGGACAACGTGGCGTGGGGCTTCCTAATGTACCTGAGCTACTTGGTCCTCTTTGCCTTGTTCTTCTACGACACCTACCTCAGAGGCTCCTCCGGGGACAAAGGATCCAAGGCAGAGTAGCACGTGGTCTACTGTGCTGCTGAAGTGTGCCAATACGGAGAAACGACCAACAGCGAGGGGCCACGAATGTGTGAATCACAACTAGGTAACTGGTTGCTCGGCACTCctctttttaagacattttcacTTGACTTTTATAGGCATCTGTAGCTTAACACAGTGGATTTAGAGCGTTCGGAAGGACGGAGCGGTTCTGACTGAGCACAGCTTATAATCTCATGATTAGTTGGAGTACAGTCTGGGAATTGATTTAAGAAAGGGATGGAGGAATAACATGTTTGTGTCTCACTTCATTTATGATTGCCTTGACTTACTCATGGCCAGTATAAAACAAACGGCCCTATGAGGGAAGAGGTGTTAAACTATGTTTGTACGTTGTAATGAAAACAAGTGATCACCCTTGATGTATACGTTAAAGCTCTGAagttgggggggaaaaaggtattTCTATTAATATAAATTAACATTAATTGTTTGAATGCTTCGCCTACAGTATTTGCAAAGACTTTCTACAAAGAAAGGTAAAAACAACATGTGTGAGTTTTGGTGGGACTTAAGTGCTGGAACTACTTCTTGACAAACAACAGTTTATTCATCCGCCCGGTAGTACTCGTCTCTGAGTGTAGCGTGAGTCGCCAGATACACCGGTGCACAGGTTTTGGTGTCTGTACAGAGACGGGTACGAAAGCTAAAAGTAATGCCCTGTAACTTGTTCGTATTCCACGTATTTATTATTGTAagcaccacattgactgctgctgtataagacGGCAAATATCCACGTAAAGCGGATGTTTGACTCCTTAAAGGCAGGGCTTTGAAGTCAGGGAGTGGAGCTCGTGTCCAGGAAGAAATTAAGGGGAAAACCCAAGACAttcacccaggaaatgggtATTTGTGTCATGGGAGTCAACTTAAGGGGACTGGTGTTataacccaaaccacaaaccTTTTTCTAATCTCAACTAGTCATTTTAGTGCCTAAACGTAACTGTTGGCACCTTTCTATCAAATAAACATAACggtaaacttaactgtcatatCGGCTAAATGTGATTTTTGTGGGATTACGTCGGAACCCGTTGATGAAAATGCATCAAAAGAGACATTGGTACCAAACCTGGCAACACACAGTCAATACTTCTAAAAAGTAACTTCCCGTAAATAACAAATGATCTTtttaacatttctgtttgtgtacatATGTATAAACACAACCCAGATACGTGTTAATAAGTGAGCATTAGAAGTGCAGCTAGCTGTGTTTTACCACTTTGGACTGAGCCACACAAGCtttcccccccctccttcttggctttatgctaagctaagctaaccacaCCCCAACTCCAGAGCTTTAACACTCCGACAGAAAGCGGATAAGTGTAATtgcccaaaatgttgaactattccttttaaGATAATGTCTGTTTGAGCGCTCGCCCGACTGTGAGCTGCAGGATAGTGAGTTTATGATTACCAAAAGGGAATGACGACTTCACGATGCACTGAATGAAAGAAGGGTGTTTTCATATTTagttttaacacacacacgcacaccaaaaACCACCGGGCATCTTTTATTATCAACCTGTGTGTTGACAGTAAGATGAGCCATACTAACACACACCTATTTGGTAAAAGGAGGAACACCGACGATCAGATTAACTCAGCCGAAACTTGGTCAGCTCTCTCCACACGATAAGATCTGAACACATTCCTCAGCCGAAGGCCGTCCCAGAGCAAATGACTTCCAGGAAGTACTGTAGGGTGTGACATCTTTAAAGCCAACGTCCTCCCGACCCctgttctttctcttcttttgtaAAGGCCAGCCATGTTTACACACTGTGCACATTTTGCCTTCTTCATCTCACCTGAGAACTTAGACTGGACGTAGCCCAGTCAGCATCTCCCCTTCATGACcagaagagttttttttttcttctttctttcagttGTTGCCGTTTAAACCAGCagccagatgtgaaaaacttgtgtgtgcgcgcacaagGACACACGAACCGCCATTACACTGTTTTTGTGTCAGACTTGTCGGCGTGGATCTGGTTTTATAAATCTCAGTCAAAAACTGCAAGCCTGAGTTCCCCTCTCCCAGTCAGCCATGCGTagagacacccccccccccaatgatcTGTGTGCAGCTACTGGAGCGCTAGAAGCCCATAAGTCTCTTTCTTCATAGCACTtccattttattgctgcaaaatgggatgtcaagcagacaaactgaccaacacgtaTATAATAATAGAGAGTGGGATTGCCACCGAAAATAACTTGGCCATGCTGTAttgattccccccccaccctaaAAAGCCTTATGGTGATCATTGCAACAATAGTTATTCAccttttttctgagataaaAACCTGCCtagttgatttaaaaacataGGGAATCCAGGTGTTTCTGCCattttcacccccccccccccccccccaacctacAAAAATTTCTAGAGGCCCCCGAACTGAAATTGGAGAAAAGTCAGAAAATATAAGTCTCTTTATCCCTTTTTAAATCCTCTGTAAAGCCTCATACTGATAGTATGGAAACCGCCGGTTTTAAGATTAATGCGCGGGGTGCAAACTGTCTTCTTCCTTTTGCAGTTCTTTGTGAATGTGGAAAATGggtttttatttacacacattGTTACACATCTGGCCTCTGGCACTTCTGTTACGTTGccccttttattttaatgttgtcatGCTCATCCTTTGACACTTGTACACCGTGTTTGTCCCGTTTTTCCAGATGATTTGAATACACCCGACCTACTGTAGATCCCCACAGGGTGCAGCACGTGATTTGGTAATAATTACTGAACTGGTAAACTGATTTAAATTGTACTTTGGTAGTTAAGTATGTGGGCTGTGAAAACGTCTGAGATGTTAAATAGAAAATAACAGAGATCGTTTGTGCTGCGCTCAATGAGCTGCCATGAAGGAAGATACACGATGAGTCCAATGTACAtaaaaagaatatttattttcttaatagATAACCTTCTCCAGCAGATCAAGTGGTAGATGTTAAGAGTATTTCTATCAGGATGTCAGGCAGTAGCTGTACTTCCTCTTTCATCCAaacgccgtgtgtgtgtgtgtgtgtgtgtgtgtgtgtgtgtgggcgtgtgtgtgtgtgtgtgtgtgtgtgtgtgtgtgtgtgtgtgtgtgtgtgtgtgtgtgtgtgtgtgtgtgtgtgtgtgtgtgtgtgtgtgtgtgtgtgtgtgtgtgtgtggtgtgtgtgtgtgtgtgtgtgtggtgtggtgtgtgtgggtgtgtgtgtgtgtgtgtgtgtgtgtgtgtgtgtgtgtgtgtgtgtgtggaaactCATCGTGACACTATTTCTGCCTCTTAAATGTTGAAGGATTATTACGAAGGTAGACTCTTAAAGCCATTAATACTTCATGTTGAAAGGAGTGTTTAGTCTGAGTTAAAGTAGTAGTGTAATTTCATGCCAaccttttgtgttttatgttctttttaggtaaaaaaacaaaactgtctctGTGTCGTTGCAGTCTGTGCAGCTTATACTGttatattgggggggggggatttggcTCTAACATATGAAGTAAAGATGTCTGTTCTGCCATAATGTTTAACCTCTGTTACTGTCTCTTTTTCGTGGAGGAGCGGATGTTTGCATCAGGCACGTGTCCTTCCTGCTGAAAGCGTGGCTTTAAGAAAGGCACATGGCTTTGACAAGGTGGTGGTTTTAGTTTTCCAGCTACAACATTCTCAGCACCTGGTGCATTAGTGGGAGATTCGGTCCACACACACTTTGGGGGGAAAAGTCAAACTGCCATATTTACCGGAGATATACTTGTTTTTTATCGGCATGGATAACTGCCCTAACAGATTGGTTCTCATATATTGGCCGATGTACCACGCATGTTGCTGTAGGATTCCCCTGGAGGGACCAGGGAAGTCAGAACATCTGGATTTGCATGATGTAAACGAGCCAGCTCAGGCGTCTGATGGCTGAGGGGAAAACACGCCATCGGCACCAAcccaatttgttttttacaacattttccACCGTGCATGAACGCAACGGTTTCAGACTTGTTTCCATTTATGCAGGTTTGCACGTTATCTTCTGATGCGGTACTACTGGTACGGTCGCCAgctaccagagtctggtaggaccgggctggTGGACCacagtctggtaggaccgggctggTGGACCGGACCAgtgtctggtaggaccaggctggtggactggaccagagtctggtaagaccaggctagtggaccaaagtctggtaggaccagagtctggtaggaccagggtaGTGAACCAGAGTCTGGtcggaccagagtctggtaggaccagggtagtggaccagagtctggtaggaccagaattgtgtaccagagtctggtaggaccagagtAGTTTTTTTGGAGGACAGTCTCAGATATTTTCCTCCAGAAGGTGGAACACCACCTTTGACGGTGCAACCTGCAGCTGGATAACCGTTACAGAACAAGGTTTTGACTTTTCCACCAAGGTTGGCGTAGAGAAACGCCGTGTGACCAAATCCCAGATGTATGAGGGGCTGAAACCACCAACAGGACTCTGATCTGTCTTTACCCCCAACACGTTGCCATCATGTGTTACAGTCACTACGACTGAACCTGCTGTTTTACTGTAATCAGCAGCAGGATCATCATGTAAAGAAGGTCAGGagtgttttttaacatcagtaATGATTCCCGGTCAGTACTCGTTTGATCAACTCTGAAACTTGAAATTATTCTGCGTCATTTGTGTGCCAAACATtgcttctttttgtttgtttgttttctaccAATGTGAACATGTTGGTCTGTGCATTAAAGGCCGTTTACACGTACATGGTTGTTGACATACGAAGATATTTCCCTTCGGTTTTGCCCTTCGTTTAAACGTAAACGGGGAATTTCATctctgaaaacgagtctttctaaaaaatTCCGGCCAGAatggagattttggaaatcttCGTTTGCacgtaaactgagacaaacggaggtttaggcagctgaggaagagaagagaggaaaggatttgttgctattttggggattctgattggctaacgagGGCCTGAGCTTCTCGTtccactgccacctacaggtttggcgtGCTCTCGACGGCGTATATACCATGATACGTGTAACCGAAcccttttctgaaaactgacagcagtgcacaaagttatttttgaaaactgagaggttgaaatgtccgtttatgaAACCTAGCCGGCCGCGTGTAAACGTACTCTAAAGCTACAGCTCTGCTGATTTCctatgaaaaaaaagtacaaaaagaaaCTGTTTAAGGGCTTTTGATGTTGAAATTtatgtgataaataaataaatgactaatggttttaaaaaggtctcCGTTCATTATTATTTTAGAGGGGAAAGAAAACCGTTTACAGTTTTAAAAGCGAGTAAAATTATTTGAATTTATTCTGCACCGTACATTCCTCTGTGATACTatggaagcaaaaaaaaaaaactgaaatggttGAATATTTGTAACCGATTTACAAATAGACTTGCAACAAATCCCCTAAAGCGG
Proteins encoded:
- the elovl6l gene encoding elongation of very long chain fatty acids protein 6, with translation MNASELNAPLAEYDFERIFDERRALEWMQENWSKAFMFCGLYAVLVFGGQHFMRERPKLNLRRPLVLWSLSLAIFSIIGALRTGLYMLHVLTAHGFRQSVCDISFYSAPVSKFWAYAFVLSKAPELGDTVFIILRKQRLIFLHWYHHITVLLYSWYSYKDQVAGGGWFMTMNYVVHSLMYTYYAARAAGLRVPRPCAMVITATQILQMVMGLAVLGLVYHWMHDVHCPSNVDNVAWGFLMYLSYLVLFALFFYDTYLRGSSGDKGSKAE